The sequence TAAGCCGCTCGTATCCAGCGACACCACCTTCACGCCAGATGGCTGCAACTCCTTACGCAACTCTTCCACACATTTCTCTACTGCTGCGCGTGATGCATTGAATGCCACTAACCCAGCTTCGCCTTCCTCACCACCAGCGCCAGCGCCCAAATAGATGAGACGACCACGCGTTGGTCGCAAAAAACCCACAAATACTTTAGCCACGCGCAGCGATCCGAGTACATTAGTTTTTAGCATTTGTTCCCACTGTTGTCCCTCCTGCAATTCAACACGTCCACGATAGAGGCTGCCGCTTGTATTGATAACTGCCGCTATGCCGCGTTCGCCCGCATTCATGTGCGCGCCCATTGCATTTGTGGTTTCGCGTAGCACATCTTCGCGTGTCACATCCAGCTGCATGGGTATGATGGCGCCGCGTATGGGCTCTTCACTGTATTCGCGCATTTTCAACCAACCATTCAAGAGCTTGGCGGGCAATGAATCTTCTGTATCACGCATACCGGCGAAAACGCGGCATCCTTTATTGGCGAGATGTGTACATAGTTGTAGACCGAGCGCGGTGTCGGCGCTTGTTATGAGAACTGTGCTCGGTTGTGCTTCGACTACTTCGGCAATGTCGTCGCGTACTTTGCATATTAGATAGATGATTAGCGCGCCGGCTATGGAGAAAAGGGCCAACAGCTGAAAAGCCAAAACCAATGCGGTCATTGGTTCCATTATGTCATTGCTATAAagatgaaaggaaagaaaaaaatgagAAGCAATTAGTTTCCGGGCTCGTTATTTCGTGTATGTATATACATCGGATTTCTTAATAAGTAAACGTAGATAAACATGTTTCATAGAAATAACATTTTAAAAGACACTCGTTCAGTACGGCCTTGAAAGATATTTTTTGTAGTGACAAAAAGCGCTGGCAATATCACTTGGAAAATGGCTAGCATAGGCTAGTGACAATTTTGTTGCCAAAGCTGTTTTGACGGACCAGTTTTTGAGAAaagaaatacaaaattaaatcaataAATTACCCTATCaacaattaaatttataaatataaaaaataagtgctGTGCGTTAGCCTCGCCAAAACTTAAAAACGTGTTGAGTGGGTGCtagagtgggagtgagagttggagtggGATCAGGAAGGAGATAAATGGAGTAAAGGATGGacaagaataaaaagaaaaatgggGGATGAAGTAGACGAGAATGGTattaagagaaaagagggaaagtGAGGCTCACTTTTTgtatgtaggcaaaccaattttcgggctgAACAAAGTCTGCTGGGTACACTagttaatttataaaattttgggcGCAGATCA is a genomic window of Eurosta solidaginis isolate ZX-2024a chromosome 4, ASM4086904v1, whole genome shotgun sequence containing:
- the LOC137249312 gene encoding uncharacterized oxidoreductase SSP0419 isoform X1 is translated as MHTVVQKSWIKVNELILASYLKLSNDIMEPMTALVLAFQLLALFSIAGALIIYLICKVRDDIAEVVEAQPSTVLITSADTALGLQLCTHLANKGCRVFAGMRDTEDSLPAKLLNGWLKMREYSEEPIRGAIIPMQLDVTREDVLRETTNAMGAHMNAGERGIAAVINTSGSLYRGRVELQEGQQWEQMLKTNVLGSLRVAKVFVGFLRPTRGRLIYLGAGAGGEEGEAGLVAFNASRAAVEKCVEELRKELQPSGVKVVSLDTSGLKADALYKAPVPHASESEDAPTQYTADVLNANSLHVIERALWDIVPLERYQLVQNNKLNFMLPCRSSLRLKLSDGVGRVHRV
- the LOC137249312 gene encoding uncharacterized oxidoreductase SAR2567 isoform X3 codes for the protein MEPMTALVLAFQLLALFSIAGALIIYLICKVRDDIAEVVEAQPSTVLITSADTALGLQLCTHLANKGCRVFAGMRDTEDSLPAKLLNGWLKMREYSEEPIRGAIIPMQLDVTREDVLRETTNAMGAHMNAGERGIAAVINTSGSLYRGRVELQEGQQWEQMLKTNVLGSLRVAKVFVGFLRPTRGRLIYLGAGAGGEEGEAGLVAFNASRAAVEKCVEELRKELQPSGVKVVSLDTSGLKADALYKAPVPHVASESEDAPTQYTADVLNANSLHVIERALWDIVPLERYQLVQNNKLNFMLPCRSSLRLKLSDGVGRVHRV
- the LOC137249312 gene encoding uncharacterized oxidoreductase SSP0419 isoform X2 — encoded protein: MHTVVQKSWIKVNELILASYLKLSNDIMEPMTALVLAFQLLALFSIAGALIIYLICKVRDDIAEVVEAQPSTVLITSADTALGLQLCTHLANKGCRVFAGMRDTEDSLPAKLLNGWLKMREYSEEPIRGAIIPMQLDVTREDVLRETTNAMGAHMNAGERGIAAVINTSGSLYRGRVELQEGQQWEQMLKTNVLGSLRVAKVFVGFLRPTRGRLIYLGAGAGGEEGEAGLVAFNASRAAVEKCVEELRKELQPSGVKVVSLDTSGLKADALYKAPVPHVASESEDAPTQYTADVLNANSLHVIERALWDIVPLERYQLVQNNKLNFMLPCRSSLRLKLSDGVGRVHRV